A window from Podospora bellae-mahoneyi strain CBS 112042 chromosome 1 map unlocalized CBS112042p_1, whole genome shotgun sequence encodes these proteins:
- a CDS encoding uncharacterized protein (EggNog:ENOG503P1DE; COG:S), translating into MKCSPQSASGSDTSNMRDITELPHDLFLIVISHLSPRTCVRCRSVSRRWHHAFTDEANCLLLLRWNFPRCREMRLAALLSSPAPQKSADNLPPNLKAELVQFAQVRRVWSSTFAHVARRYHHLNRATARVVEKLDMAPSQNNLFSFWGVAPWNRYLRLHEKTASFHYPDPSWWYSQEDGVLVYPATRPERDSPPLETTGHIYHIVDLSTKREFPVPFDVRQKHIRRVRLAQGVLVFEWAEVLPYHQLNDREVVHRHYVSIFDVLRHPSITTTHCTWSITFRSEFKLHFLGLPLNRSDRFFSAHTATHYAVYFWQPNRSLYQDDPIEQLAVWDISSPSPYRPSEDPKGRKRPSVERTPSLPTGLWSGKSSSSTATTRSPPQADVSNDAASSSDMEQPRRRLSASQTTTAPGPFVIRRIAWPQLDFYGLRQRATPQLRSLSLDGKNLYFIEEEHRWADGQHSSLSPPRVHLVRSTGIPIIPFDDQDDSSQGQGHVVQGPVFLDSCGADGDVNMNFCRRVAPASSVSLWPPPSIGGLNAARGRGLIEQLRPREKKEETSEWSGIAKHLAPCWRHEDFPYLTVSEMVDGEAGVRVSARHCFMLETLSVHVRPRLTVGGEGLEEGKGKVDREEIVRRTSVKEFGVTRGDKGEEVNMWGELLAKGHISGDERWVVGEDEQGLITVLRF; encoded by the coding sequence ATGAAGTGCTCACCACAGTCTGCTTCTGGCTCAGATACCAGCAACATGAGGGACATCACCGAACTGCCGCATGACCTCTTTCTCATTGTCAtatctcacctctcaccGCGAACCTGCGTGCGATGTCGCTCCGTTTCCCGCCGATGGCACCACGCCTTTACCGACGAGGCCAACTGCCTCCTGCTCCTACGGTGGAATTTCCCACGATGTCGTGAGATGCGTCTGGCGGCGCTCCTATCCTCACCCGCCCCTCAGAAATCAGCagacaacctccctcccaacctcaaGGCTGAATTGGTCCAGTTTGCCCAAGTACGCCGCGTTTGGTCGTCCACCTTTGCCCATGTCGCTCGACggtaccaccacctcaaccggGCCACAGCCCGAGTGGTGGAAAAACTAGACATGGCACCCTCCCaaaacaacctcttctccttttggGGTGTGGCCCCCTGGAACCGCTATCTCCGTCTACACGAAAAGACAGCCAGCTTCCACTACCCCGACCCATCATGGTGGTACAGTCAGGAGGACGGCGTGCTGGTCTACCCTGCCACCCGGCCAGAACGGGACTCACCACCGCTTGAAACAACAGGGCACATCTACCACATAGTTGACCTATCCACCAAACGAGAATTCCCCGTCCCGTTCGACGTTAGACAAAAACACATCCGTCGAGTAAGACTAGCCCAGGGAGTTTTGGTCTTTGAATGGGCCGAAGTCCTACCCTACCATCAACTCAACGACCGCGAGGTAGTCCACAGGCATTATGTCTCCATCTTTGACGTTCTCcgtcatccatccatcaccaccacacactGCACCTGGTCCATAACCTTCCGCTCAGAGTTCAAACTCCacttcctcggcctccccctcaaccgcTCCGACCGCTTCTTCTCAGCTCACACAGCAACCCACTACGCGGTCTACTTTTGGCAACCAAACCGCTCGCTTTATCAAGACGACCCGATAGAACAGCTAGCAGTGTGGGACATttcttccccatctccctaCCGACCATCAGAAGACCCAAAAGGGAGGAAACGTCCCAGCGTGGAACGGACACCTTCTCTCCCGACGGGTCTATGGAGCGGTAAATCATCTTCTTCTACCGCCACAACACGCAGCCCCCCGCAGGCAGACGTGTCAAACgacgccgcctcctcctcagacaTGGAACAACCCCGCCGCCGGCTTTCGGCctcacaaaccaccaccgcccccggcCCGTTTGTTATCAGGCGTATAGCCTGGCCCCAACTAGACTTTTACGGCCTGCGACAACGAGCCACGCCCCAGCTGAGGAGCTTGTCGCTGGATGGGAAGAATCTGTATTtcatcgaggaggagcacAGGTGGGCGGATGGGCAGCACTCTAGTCTTTCTCCTCCGAGAGTGCACCTTGTTCGGTCGACTGGTATACCGATTATTCCTTTTGATGATCAGGACGACTCTTCCCAGGGTCAGGGTCATGTGGTGCAAGGCCCGGTGTTTCTTGATAGTTGtggggcggatggggatgtgaACATGAATTTTTGTCGAAGGGTGGCTCCCGCAAGTTCGGTGAGCTTGTGGCCGCCGCCTAGCATTGGGGGTTTGAACgcggcgagggggaggggtttgatTGAACAATTACGGCCccgggagaagaaggaggaaacGTCGGAGTGGAGCGGGATAGCAAAGCATTTGGCGCCGTGCTGGAGGCATGAGGATTTTCCTTATTTGACGGTTTCTGAGATGGTCGATGGGGAGGCTGGGGTTAGGGTGAGCGCGAGGCATTGTTTTATGCTGGAGACATTGAGTGTGCATGTCAGGCCGAGGTTGACGGTTGGAGgcgaggggttggaggaggggaaagggaaggtggacagggaggagattgtgaggaggacgagtgtgaaggagtttggggttacgaggggggataagggggaggaggtcaatATGTGGGGGGAGTTGCTTGCAAAGGGGCATATCAGTGGGGATGAgaggtgggttgttggggaggatgagcaAGGGTTGATAACGGTGTTGAGGTTCTAG
- the SLD5 gene encoding GINS complex subunit (COG:L; EggNog:ENOG503NXNA; BUSCO:EOG09264VZ7), which yields MDIDDILREVDPTFHAVPQEKRNLQELTRAWIAERSAPELLPWPADGLFERVNDSIKRQIEKVEEMTGDMDPKTNFALIVIQTELERFKYLVRSYLRARISKIDRHTLHYLSTDALRARLSEMELAYATRHQALLHNHYLSSFLSSFPSALQNLNDSAGINMVETPDLESAVFIRLLKDTLVEGRGVDSDGAMDGRESDIVILRWADAKTLVENGSAELV from the exons ATGGACATCGACGACATCCTTAGGGAAGTCGACCCGACCTTCCATGCCGTGCCACAAGAAAAGCGTAATCTTCAAGAGTTAACGCGTGCCTGGATTGCCGAGCGATCAGCGCCCGAGCTTCTCCC CTGGCCGGCAGATGGCCTCTTCGAACGCGTCAATGATAGTATCAAGCGCCAGATCGAAAAGGTCGAGGAGATGACCGGCGACATGGACCCCAAGACCAACTTTGCTCTCATCGTCATACAAACCGAACTGGAGCGCTTCAAGTACCTCGTTCGGAGCTACCTCCGCGCTCGAATTTCAAAGATAGACAGACACACTCTACACTACCTCTCGACCGACGCGCTGAGAGCCCGACTTTCCGAAATGGAGCTAGCCTATGCGACCCGTCACCAGGCTCTTCTTCACAACCACTACCTCTCGTCGttcctctcttcctttccttcAGCCTTGCAAAACCTCAACGACTCGGCGGGTATCAACATGGTGGAAACTCCAGATCTTGAGTCGGCCGTGTTCATCAGGCTGCTAAAGGACACTTTGGTCGAAGGGCGCGGTGTTGACTCGGACGGTGCCATGGACGGGCGAGAAAGCGATATCGTCATTTTGCGATGGGCCGATGCAAAGACCCTGGTAGAAAATGGAAGCGCAGAACTGGTGTGA
- a CDS encoding uncharacterized protein (EggNog:ENOG503PHWC), with protein sequence MSSVLGRLPALITILFLALAVSQALCFIAADDDSEADLTRYMAIRSDPVPGTPALLGLTEHIFGVGRRDCLANGTNFCFDNNVDSCSGCGNCCRDGDRKYCCAAGRPCCGSGCCLAGQICSPKGGCVSSVETVTITKTIFETTTRIATQRATILVVKIESSTVVSTVDVTVSSADTQTNIVWKTVTITAPPAKRSAVLLEVPHSNRNNHPFKVPSITRLFISLVLEKNSSGSRNKRRGGVGGLIPRQNPSTSTITKFVTEIADVVSTTSTTVMAQTTSTFVTTVFQTNTRVLHALATVVETSTLTITSRPPVVQTITTTASLILPPLITSTDVSSTPSTASSPTTTSTPARSQSLPTTTIAGIAAGTSVLALVLAGLVIFFIRRRRYQTQRPASALFPFDPNDPEHDYQKTIPTTTVTAEPTLPRILPHFAPAAPAHHHSQPPALTPAYQYPPQDQQQQHRRNSSGFTTLVGTPPGSTGSSSAVLAKGKAKEYRKSGSSSSPPPIAEVQGSEVPVEGAVEVEGSPVGCSGSGSRNGGGRGSMG encoded by the exons ATGTCGTCCGTCTTAGGCCGGCTGCCTGCTCTCATCACAATTCTATTCTTGGCACTTGCCGTCAGTCAAGCCTTATGCTTCATTGCGGCAGATGATGATTCCGAGGCCGATCTGACCCGGTACATGGCAATACGGAGCGATCCCGTCCCCGGTACACCCGCTTTACTCGGTCTTACGGAGCATATCTTCGGCGTTGGAAGACGGGACTGCCTCGCGAATGGGACAAACTTTTGCTTCGACAATAATGTCGATTCATGTTCCGGTTGTGGGAATTGCTGTCGTGACGGTGATCGAAAGTACTGTTGTGCCGCTGGACGACCATGTTGTGGATCGGGATGCTGTTTGGCTGGCCAGATATGTTCTCCCAAGGGGGGTTGCGTCTCGTCCGT GGAGACGGTGACGATTACCAAGACTATCTTtgaaaccaccacccgaaTCGCAACACAGCGAGCTACCATCCTTGTGGTCAAGATCGAGTCTTCCACCGTTGTATCGACAGTTGATGTGACTGTCTCGAGCGCTGACACCCAGACCAACATCGTCTGGAAGACTGTGACCATCACTGCTCCTCCAGCCAAACGATCTGCCGTGCTGCTGGAAGTGCCGCATTCTAACAGAAACAACCATCCATTCAAGGTTCCGTCCATCACCAGGCTCTTCATCTCTCTGGTGCTTGAGAAAAACTCTTCAGGCAGTAGAAACAAACGGCGAGGAGGCGTTGGCGGACTTATACCGAGACAAAATCCTTCAACaagcaccatcaccaagttTGTCACAGAAATCGCCGACGTCGTTAGTACGACCTCGACGACTGTCATGGCTCAGACAACGTCAACCTTTGTGACGACAGTCTTTCAAACAAACACTCG AGTCCTCCACGCCCTCGCAACCGTTGTCGAGACCTCCACCCTTACCATAACCTCCAGGCCCCCGGTAGTCCAAACAATAACCACAACCGCCAGTCTaatcctcccaccccttaTAACTTCTACCGATGTTTCTTCTACACCATCCAcagcttcatcaccaaccaccacctccaccccagcACGCTCTCAGTCActccccacaacaacaatagcAGGCATCGCAGCCGGCACCAGCGTCCTAGCCCTCGTTCTTGCGGGTCTAGTCATCTTTTtcatccgccgccgccgctacCAAACCCAACGCCCAGCCTcggccctcttcccctttgaCCCCAACGATCCCGAGCATGACTACCAAAAGACGATTCCCACGACAACCGTCACAGCGGAACCGACTCTACCGAGGATATTACCTCACTTTgccccagcagcaccggcTCATCACCACTCCCAGCCACCTGCTCTGACACCAGCGTATCAATATCCGCCGCAggaccagcagcagcagcacaggAGGAACAGCTCGGGGTTCACGACGCTGGTGGGGACGCCGCCTGGGAGCACGGGGAGTAGTAGTGCTGTTCTTGCCAAAGGTAAGGCAAAGGAGTACAGAAAATCAggctcgtcgtcgtcaccgccgccgattGCTGAGGTTCAGGGGAGTGAGGTGCCTgttgagggggcggtggaggtaGAGGGGAGTCCAGTTGGTTGTTCTGGGTCTGGATCGAGGAatggggggggaagggggtcgATGGGTtga
- a CDS encoding uncharacterized protein (EggNog:ENOG503P5BR; COG:Q), with amino-acid sequence MTATMASPDTTIVLITGANQGIGFEIAKKLATEHKDYHVIMTGRRKQPLEEAVSSLKSRGLSVEPLILDVTSDASITAAVSHVSSTHGRLDVLINNAGISEHAFDNIPDISPRQKWAIILDTNVTSVAMVTDAFIPLMEKSAKVKRIVMMGSVMGSLTCRADKGHHCHVDTYTAYCASKTALNMLSLHYVIRFEKAEGEDGDGKGWKVNVCCPGYCSTNLNKFQGLKSVEEGAVNAVRLATMGGEGETGSYSAKEGRIPW; translated from the coding sequence ATGACCGCAACCATGGCCTCACCAGACACCACCATCGTTCTCATCACGGGCGCCAACCAAGGTATCGGCTTCGAAATCGCCAAAAAGCTCGCCACCGAACACAAAGACTACCATGTCATCATGACCGGCCGCCGCAAGCAACCGCTCGAAGAAGCAGTCAGCTCCCTCAAATCTCGAGGCCTATCCGTCGAACCCCTCATCCTAGACGTAACCTCGGACGCCTCCATCACCGCAGCAGTATCCCACGTCTCATCCACCCACGGCCGCCTCGACGTGTTGATCAACAACGCTGGTATATCCGAACACGCCTTCGACAACATCCCCGACATCTCCCCCCGTCAAAAATGGGCAATAATCCTAGACACAAACGTCACCTCGGTAGCCATGGTCACGGACGCGTTTATACCCCTGATGGAGAAGTCCGCCAAGGTGAAAAGGatagtgatgatggggtcggtgatggggagCTTGACATGCAGGGCTGACAAGGGGCACCATTGTCATGTGGATACTTATACTGCTTACTGTGCCAGCAAGACGGCGTTGAACATGCTCAGTTTGCATTATGTGATTAGGTTTGAGAaggctgagggggaggatggggatgggaaggggtggaaggtaAACGTTTGTTGTCCGGGGTATTGCAGTACGAATTTGAATAAGTTTCAGGGGCTTAAgagtgtggaggagggggcggtaAATGCTGTCAGGTTGGCTACgatgggaggggaaggggagacggGGAGTTACTCGGCTAAGGAGGGGCGTATACCATGGTGA
- the RIM8 gene encoding ph-response sensor protein (EggNog:ENOG503NXBQ; COG:S) has protein sequence MGYSKSADNRAAASALVSAQASTSVDDTSSSRRSFFSRLSLPLRQRARHITDFHIRPAEPYRKYGAGDHVLGAVILTVVKPVRITHLTVALHGFVRVYKGPGAPANEPIVNPAEIPTNTGRGARQKSHSVGRVNLFEDEQTLSADGRLEPGRYEFNFELLFPSKGLPSSIDFERGTISYRITATLTRPPSITTKIDQRSAVECPIHLIERVDIGPLKPPPSRTIYLEPISKRPRKKKQPGPTLEKAATTVSHDPPERSSDLDSTRPNENSTEGSLSVLGDDQGHGPPANDGPGPLQSDVRSISGDSAHTSSTTPSRNGDIMYTTPSVISQGGKKGPALKDRTITATVELLKGGCLPGDVVPIKISVQHIRQLKSMHGVIVTLYRLGRIDSAPTGVLSRELSQSQSRSEKEEIYPKSKTGLGGLSLSSAGSCSVFRKDLSQAINPLWIDPATMSASFTTLIRVPEDVFPTIKGVPYEMIKFQYHIEVLVDLGGKLAGQIQGNKVASGLRMSIPGVPLGPTSSAHDTGSPSVATWGSSIIDTDRLRREKGVISVLFEVIVGTTDSERLKAKGLSKLPSPVRTVSVRESDYHNQAPDHVHPWPTSHEPGGYGPESAYPQDYPPFPTPYPAQSTQQIPYWETVPAQPQPPPPVPHYIPPPDVPDESSLDEKERIRRAEQRLLPSQPPGAPVAAGPSNSSDVVNGENIYEADDTPSAPPDLAFPAESPQEEPPSAPTLEELSGGAVMNSTEDKQELERRRLLAEASAPPEFPEDYDDNAMAGPSGSSIPPSAPPIAPAAVADFEPTAPVINDEEEDYGRHFSYAGASPGVGRGPVDAVREELPRYER, from the exons ATGGGCTATTCCAAGTCCGCCGACAACCGCGCCGCCGCCTCTGCCCTGGTGTCCGCGCAAGCCTCGACATCGGTTGACGACACATCTTCATCGCGccggtccttcttttcccgcctcagcctccccctccgccaacgCGCCCGTCACATCACCGATTTCCACATCCGCCCGGCCGAGCCCTACCGCAAGTATGGCGCTGGAGACCATGTGTTGGGCGCCGTGATCCTTACCGTCGTCAAGCCCGTCCGAATCACCCATTTGACCGTGGCATTGCACGGCTTCGTACGCGTATACAAGGGCCCAGGTGCGCCCGCCAATGAGCCGATTGTCAATCCCGCCGAGATTCCAACAAACACTGGCCGCGGCGCGCGCCAGAAGAGCCACAGTGTTGGGCGCGTCAATTTGTTTGAGGACGAGCAAACACTCAGCGCCGATGGCCGGCTCGAGCCGGGCCGCTACGAATTCAACTTTGAACTGTTATTTCCCTCAAAGGGGCTTCCTAGCAGTATCGAT TTTGAGCGTGGCACTATTTCCTACAGGATCACTGCGACTTTGACACGTCCGCCATCCATCACTACCAAAATAGACCAGAGGTCGGCTGTTGAGTGCCCAATTCATCTCATCGAAAGGGTCGATATTGGTCCTCTTAAACCGCCACCGTCGCGTACTATCTACCTAGAACCAATATCAAAACGTCcacggaagaagaagcaaccTGGGCCCACATTAGAAAaggccgccaccaccgtttCACACGATCCACCAGAACGGTCATCCGATTTGGACTCGACTCGGCCAAATGAGAACTCTACCGAGGGCTCCTTGTCCGTCCTTGGCGATGATCAAGGGCATGGCCCACCAGCTAACGATGGCCCGGGACCGTTACAAAGCGACGTCCGCAGCATCAGCGGCGATAGCGCCCACACCAGCAGTACCACCCCAAGCAGGAACGGCGACATAATGTATACAACACCGTCGGTCATATCGCAGGGTGGAAAGAAGGGTCCGGCACTGAAGGACCGGACCATCACAGCGACAGTAGAGTTGCTAAAAGGTGGCTGCCTTCCTGGAGATGTGGTTCCCATCAAGATCTCGGTGCAGCACATCCGCCAACTAAAAAGCATGCACGGTGTGATAGTCACTCTCTACAGGCTCGGTCGCATAGACTCAGCTCCCACAGGTGTACTTTCTAGGGAACTATCGCAAAGCCAAAGCCGCTCTGAGAAGGAAGAGATTTATCCCAAGTCGAAAACTGGGCTGGGAGGTCTATCCCTTTCGTCGGCCGGCTCTTGCAGTGTCTTTCGGAAAGACCTTTCCCAGGCTATCAACCCTCTCTGGATTGACCCAGCCACCATGAGCGCCAGCTTCACAACTCTGATCAGGGTTCCCGAGGACGTATTTCCAACCATCAAGGGCGTCCCTTATGAGATGATCAAATTTCAATATCACATCGAGGTATTGGTTGATTTAGGAGGGAAGCTTGCCGGCCAGATTCAAGGCAACAAGGTAGCTTCTGGGTTGCGAATGAGCATTCCTGGGGTCCCTCTGGGCCCGACATCCAGTGCCCACGACACCGGCTCACCTTCCGTCGCAACATGGGGATCCAGCATTATCGACACGGATAGGCTCCGTCGAGAAAAGGGCGTCATCTCCGTGTTGTTTGAGGTTATTGTTGGGACGACAGACAGTGAAAGGCTCAAGGCAAAAGGTCTGTCGAAACTGCCGTCGCCGGTCCGAACTGTGTCAGTGCGCGAAAGTGATTATCACAATCAGGCCCCGGACCATGTTCACCCGTGGCCTACATCACATGAGCCAGGAGGCTACGGACCAGAATCGGCCTACCCGCAGGATTACCCCCCGTTTCCTACGCCATATCCTGCCCAATCCACCCAGCAGATTCCCTACTGGGAGACGGTCCCGGCCCAACcgcaaccaccgccgccagttCCGCATTACATACCACCCCCAGACGTCCCTGACGAGAGCTCGCTCGACGAGAAGGAAAGGATCAGACGCGCCGAGCAGAGGTTACTTCCCAGCCAACCGCCAGGCGCACCTGTTGCCGCCGGCCCGTCTAACTCTAGCGACGTGGTCAACGGGGAAAACATCTACGAAGCTGACGACACGCCCTCGGCACCTCCTGATCTTGCCTTCCCTGCCGAGTCGCCACAAGAAGAACCACCGTCGGCGCCCACACTGGAAGAGCTCTCGGGTGGTGCGGTGATGAACTCGACAGAGGATAAACAAGAGCTTGAGCGGCGACGGTTGCTTGCCGAGGCGAGCGCGCCGCCGGAGTTCCCGGAGGATTACGATGATAACGCCATGGCGGGACCTAGTGGTTCGTCAATACCGCCGAGTGCACCACCAATAGCGCCTGCTGCGGTGGCGGATTTTGAGCCGACGGCGCCGGTGATtaatgatgaggaggaggattacGGGAGGCATTTTTCTTATGCAGGGGCTTcgccgggggtggggagagggCCGGTGGATGCGGTGAGGGAGGAACTGCCGAGATATGAGAGGTGA
- a CDS encoding uncharacterized protein (COG:C; COG:H; EggNog:ENOG503NX1G) — MVFGTPSNDLPSGLKTEGPLQPPRQTPFFLSPSVPPPSQPPSGSPAAMAPAAVLEKPTEDQISEDRMETAECVDRLSLLRSMPEAAIECQVCVVGAGPAGLMLATNLGRWGIKVEVVDDRADQTPVGRADGLQPKTIETFRQMRLADPLLQRGVRVYDIAFWRSTPEEPLHRLGREVHYPPVIDVLDPYILLVHQGMVEALFIEDLKKRGVEVRRNHAFDSYSVCDSKGGPLQVNCRANVTQDRKTLLTQYLVGCDGAHSKVRKSIPDAKPVGMSQSSVWGVLDGELQTDFPDIWSKTLVYSQEHGSILIIPRERNMTRFYIELKAGPKGDRNQLGQEFVMQRAKEIMAPFEVGWKYIEWFGRYQIGQRVASRFCDNHLRAFLAGDASHTHSPKAAQGMNTSMHDAWNLAWKLNLASRGLAKQTLLASYEEERRKIALDLVNFDYEHANQIAGGDAVALAENFKTNVRFISGIGAEYGENAINMVEAHSWVMGEAKPGCLLPPAKVTRYLDSNPVDIQLDIPMLGQFRIYLLMWDVHQSRIFLETFCQAIASPDALVNQLSAAASVSYAKQPRVPAPEDIYLRPERYTAVSHLFTFGLITTMPKSEIEVSDLPALLQDSKWTFYLDDIPEQDTRGTLCTNKWLGSLGPGEVAIVNVRPDGYVGSIGRWDSSIDDAGEEAAKWLDTYYDRFLQVPAAAAS, encoded by the exons ATGGTGTTCGGAACCCCCAGCAACGACCTTCCCAGCGGTTTAAAGACGGAAGGCCCTTTGCAACCACCCCGCCAGACCCCCTTTTTCCTGTCCCCGTCCGTTCCTCCCCCGAGCCAACCCCCCAGCGGTTCGCCAGCCGCCATGGCTCCCGCCGCTGTTCTCGAGAAGCCCACTGAGGACCAAATCAGTGAAGACCGCATGGAGACTGCCGAATGTGTCGACCGCCTCTCCCTGCTGAGGAGCATGCCTGAGGCGGCCATTGAGTGCCAGGTGTGCGTTGTCGGTGCTGGTCCGGCCGGCTTGATGCTGGCAACCAACCTGGGCCGTTGGGGCATCAAggtagaggtggtggatgacaGGGCTGACCAAACCCCAGTGGGAAG aGCTGATGGCCTGCAACCAAAAACAATTGAGACTTTCCGGCAGATGCGACTGGCAGATCCCCTGCTCCAGCGCGGCGTTCGAGTCTACGATATTGCCTTTTGGCGAAGTACACCGGAGGAGCCCCTTCATCGACTCGGCCGCGAAGTCCACTACCCACCCGTGATTGATGTGCTGGACCCATATATTCTTTTGGTGCACCAGGGCATGGTCGAGGCCCTGTTTATTGAGGATCTGAAGAAGCGCGGTGTCGAAGTGCGGAGGAATCACGCTTTCGACTCGTATAGCGTCTGTGACAGCAAGGGTGGGCCGCTCCAGGTCAATTGCCGTGCGAACGTGACACAAGACCGGAAGACGCTGCTGACACAATATCTTGTTGGCT GCGATGGCGCGCATTCAAAGGTTCGAAAGAGCATTCCTGATGCGAAGCCCGTGGGCATGTCGCAGTCCTCGGTCTGGGGTGTCCTCGACGGAGAGCTGCAGACCGACTTCCCGGATATCTGGTCCAAGACATTGGTGTATTCCCAGGAACATGGGTCAATCCTGATCATTCCGCGTGAACGTAACATGACACGGTTTTACATCGAGCTGAAGGCCGGGCCTAAGGGCGACCGGAACCAGCTCGGTCAAGAGTTCGTCATGCAGCGTGCCAAAGAAATCATGGCGCCATTCGAGGTTGGGTGGAAGTATATCGAATGGTTTGGTAGGTACCAAATCGGTCAGAGGGTTGCGAGCAGGTTCTGCGATAACCACTTGAGGGCGTTTTTGGCTGGAGATGCCAGTCATACCCACTCACCCAAGGCTGCGCAGGGTATGAATACCTCTATGCATGATGCGTGGAACCTGGCGTGGAAGCTGAACTTGGCGTCGAGAGGGCTGGCGAAGCAGACGCTTTTGGCTAGttatgaggaggagagaaggaagatTGCGTTGGATTTGGTCAACTTTGACTACGAGCATGCGAACCAAATCGCAGGCGGTGATGCGGTTGCGCTGGCGGAGAACTTCAAGACCAATGTGAGGTTTATTAGCGGGATTGGTGCGGAGTACGGCGAGAATGCGATCAATATGGTGGAAGCGCACAGCtgggtgatgggagaggcGAAGCCGGGGTGTTTGCTGCCGCCGGCGAAGGTGACGAGGTATTTGGACTCGAACCCGGTGGATATCCAGCTGGATATTCCGATGCTGGGGCAGTTTAGGATTTATCTTTTGATGTGGGACGTGCATCAGTCGAGGATTTTCTTGGAGACGTTCTGCCAGGCGATTGCGTCGCCGGATGCGCTGGTGAACCAGTTGAGTGCGGCGGCGAGTGTCAGCTATGCGAAGCAGCCGAGGGTGCCGGCGCCGGAGGATATTTATCTCAGGCCGGAGAGGTATACGGCTGTGAGCCatttgtttacttttggTTTGATCA CAACCATGCCCAAATCCGAAATCGAAGTCAGCGACTTGCCCGCCCTCTTGCAAGACAGCAAGTGGACTTTCTACCTGGACGACATTCCCGAGCAGGATACTCGGGGCACGCTCTGCACCAACAAGTGGCTCGGCAGTCTCGGGCCCGGGGAGGTGGCCATTGTCAATGTCAGACCAGATGGGTACGTAGGGTCGATTGGGAGGTGGGACAGCAGTATTGACGATGCGGGTGAGGAGGCGGCCAAGTGGCTGGACACGTATTATGACCGGTTCTTGCAGgtgcctgctgctgctgcgtcATAA